The following proteins are co-located in the Haloplanus sp. HW8-1 genome:
- the mtnA gene encoding S-methyl-5-thioribose-1-phosphate isomerase, translated as MRTIAWDDDRDCIVMVDQTKLPEEYTAYHAETVPQLVESIERLRVRGAPALGAAGAFGVALAARRADEDGFAAYLDAVAADAEAVATARPTAVNLAREVETVLAELRACSSVTEARERALTAAKGIADADVERNRRLGAHGATLLSDGETVMTHCNAGALATVDWGTALGVVYSAHEAGKTVSVIANETRPLNQGSRITTVELRERDVDVTLIPDNASGLCMQEGMVDAVVVGADRVVLDGGEQFGDQGVVFNKIGTYKQAVVADRHDVPFVVAAPHSTVDTERSADEVEIEERDPVELREIYGTPNAPSGTPVYNPAFDPTPMELVDYLVTETGVYEPPLDRSSFETTEERATT; from the coding sequence ATGCGAACGATCGCGTGGGACGACGACCGCGACTGCATCGTGATGGTCGATCAGACGAAACTCCCCGAGGAGTACACGGCGTACCACGCGGAGACGGTTCCACAGTTGGTCGAGAGCATCGAGCGGTTGCGGGTCCGGGGCGCGCCCGCACTCGGTGCGGCGGGGGCCTTCGGGGTGGCACTCGCCGCACGGCGGGCCGACGAGGACGGATTCGCGGCCTACCTCGACGCCGTCGCCGCGGACGCCGAGGCCGTCGCGACCGCACGGCCGACGGCGGTAAATCTGGCCCGCGAAGTCGAGACCGTCCTCGCCGAACTCCGGGCGTGTTCGTCGGTCACCGAGGCACGGGAGCGGGCCCTGACGGCCGCGAAGGGGATCGCCGACGCCGACGTCGAGCGGAACAGACGGCTCGGGGCACACGGTGCGACGCTGCTTTCGGACGGCGAGACAGTGATGACCCACTGCAACGCTGGCGCCCTCGCGACCGTCGACTGGGGGACCGCTCTCGGCGTGGTCTACTCCGCACACGAGGCGGGAAAGACGGTCTCCGTGATCGCCAACGAGACGCGCCCACTCAACCAGGGATCGCGCATCACGACCGTCGAACTCCGGGAGCGGGACGTCGACGTGACGCTCATCCCCGACAACGCGAGCGGCCTGTGTATGCAGGAGGGGATGGTCGACGCCGTCGTCGTCGGCGCGGATCGGGTCGTGCTCGACGGCGGCGAGCAGTTCGGCGATCAGGGGGTCGTCTTCAACAAGATCGGAACGTACAAGCAGGCGGTCGTCGCCGACCGTCACGACGTCCCGTTCGTCGTCGCGGCGCCTCACTCGACGGTCGACACGGAGCGAAGCGCCGACGAGGTGGAGATCGAGGAGCGCGATCCGGTGGAACTGCGCGAGATCTACGGCACCCCCAACGCGCCGTCGGGGACACCGGTGTACAACCCGGCGTTCGATCCGACACCGATGGAACTCGTCGACTACCTCGTCACCGAGACGGGCGTGTACGAACCGCCGCTGGACCGGTCGTCGTTCGAGACGACGGAGGAGCGGGCGACCACTTGA